The Equus asinus isolate D_3611 breed Donkey chromosome 25, EquAss-T2T_v2, whole genome shotgun sequence genomic sequence GCTCCCAAGTGTGGCTCTCCCTCGAGCTGGCCGCTTGCTACACATCTGAGGGCCCGAAGTGGGGCAGCACACCACAGGATAGTGGGGAGGCACTGACCAGAGGGTACAAGGGGAGAAGATGTAGTAGGGTAAATGCAGAAATTCAAACACTGCTCTTGGAATGAGGAGGAATCATTTAGACTTAGCATTAAAAGCAACAGCAATAATGTGACCTAAAGGAAGACACAACGTGGGAACAATTACAGGATCTAGGTGAAGCATTAACACCTCACCTAATTTTTATGAGGTTAGATATGGTGGGACGGTGTCCTTTCATTTAAGCTGGCAAAGCTGGGAATATGATGGGTTCAGTGTCCTCTTTCTTGATTATGGAAATTAGGAGGAGTTAATGTCTTCTCACCTGTTTTAGGGGGTTGGGGAGGCCTCGGTTCTGGATCACTGAGGGCTCTGGGGGTCACATAGCGAATTGATGTCTCCTCCAGATACTTGTCTACAAGATCAGGGCACACTGTAGGGGAAAAAGGCGTCATTCAAGAAAAGATATACCCCTCCCTTCTTCTAGTCCAACCATCCAAGGGGCCTCATAACTTATTCTCCTAGGTACTCCCCAGAATCAAGGTCTCTTCCCGCTTGGACTCCTATGCTGCTCACTCCTGGCTTCCCACAACTCTTCCCTGATTCCTGTGTCCCCAGCCCCCAATGCACCCTCACCAGCCCGTCTCCTCTTGAGGGTGACGTAGGGCAGCAGGTCATGGCGAGTAATGATGCGCAGCAGCTGCAGCACCTGGCGGAAGTTACTCTCATCACAGCGGCCCTGGCGCTCCAGTGCCAGTAAGAAGTCACGTCCATTTCGGATGAGGCCACGCTCGTGGTCATCAATGACATCaacaaagaggaaggaaagaacgCGCACATCTCTGTGTGTCAGGTGGGTGCCCACGATGTCAAACATGCGGTGCAGGCTATATAGCCCATGCTCCTGCTCACCATGCTCTTCTGGCCACACCTGGCTTGCCCGCCGCTTTAGGCCCGCCATGCTGGGGGCTCAGGTACACACTGCTTTCCAGAATCCCTGCTCAGCAGCTGCAATCCTCACTATACTGTAAGGACAAGGCAAGAACCTTTGAGCCACTAAATGGCAAGAAGTGGTCTTGTTCATTCCTGTATTCCCAGTGCCCAACACAATGCCCGGGCAGTGTagtgcttaataagtatttattaaattttaaaaagtgttcattTAAAAAAGCCTAGAGCTCTCCATACCCAGCAGATGCTGCTCTAAGTCCAGACCCTACTGCAGAAATATAGTCACTTTCCCTAAGTGAGGATGTTATAATGCAATTTTAGTGCTATATACTCAGCAGAAAGTGCTGTTAGATATTACCTCAGTTGTTCCTCCTGCCCCTGAAACACTGCTTTTGAGAACTGTGCTTTCCCCAACCAGTTCACCTCTTAAATGTAGGCAAACTTGAATAGTAGAGAATTCACTCTTCTAATATGAAAGCTGCAGAAAGTGAACTTAGAGACTGATAGTAGGGAAAGTGAAAATCTTTAGGATTAGAACTAGTTTCAATTTTGTCTGTATCATTAACAAGCTGTGTAGCTGTGTGACCATAAGTCACTTAACTTCAAAGTTTCACTGCCCTCATCAGGAATGAAACAAACTACTACTCAGACTTAAAAATCcaatgagaaaatacatgtgaAATTACTTTGTAAACCTTATATAAATGGTGGTGAAAGATATTTCAAAGAGAGAAGCATCCTTGACCTCTGCAAGCCAGACCCATCCCTCCACAAGCCTATCCTCATTTTTCCTATAATCCAACCAAGTCCAGAAGCGTAACTACTCAGAAGGTTAATAATATTCACCGAAACTCATAGATTTAAATCAGATATTATTAAGCTCCTCCATTGAGCATGCTTGTAATCCTCCTATGTGACTTGTACACCCTTGATGTTCATACACCATTTGGATATACCACCTTCTAATCTTTCCTCATGGTTGTCATTTACCAATATTCTGTCCATGACCAATCATAGCCCTACATTCATTATATAACTTGGCACTTGATTCACAAAGTTCCTCCATCATCCTGGGTAGTATCAATGACCCAGCCACTATCCAATCCTGAAGTCCAACAACTTTCACCTCCACTCTAGTCACTTAtactagccagccctggtggtttagtggttaagatttagcactctcactgctgtggccctGGTTCATTTCCCAGTTAGGGAACCAAACCTCCCGTCTGTcagctgtcatactgtggcggctgcgtgttgctctgatgctgaaagctatgccactggtatttcaaataccagcaggatcacccatggtggacaggtttcagcgaagcttccagactaagacagcctaggaggaaggacctggccacccacttccaaaacaaCTGGCCATGAAagccctatgaatagcagtggagatTTGTCTGAcatagcgccagaaggtgagagggcaGCACAAAAAGACTaggcagagttctgctctgctgtacacaggatcgCTAGGAGTTTCAATCaactcgacagcactaacaaaTAGTCACTAATACTTACTGCCCTGCCAGAGAGTACCACCCAATACTGCTCTACCCTCTGACCACAATCTCCAATCACCCAATCAATTATAAATTCCTGTTGATGCTACTTCTAAATATCCCTTAAACTGCCTCACctttccatctccactgccacgGTTCAGATCCCAATAATCTCTCACCTGGTCTATTACAACAGCCTCTTTAAGGGCTCTCCTTACCACCAATCTTAGCCCACCTAAAGCCATCCCCCACATTCAGCTGAATTAGCTATCTAAAATGCACAACTGATCACATCACTTTTCTGCTTAAGACCTATAAGAACACTCCAAACTCCTTACACAACACACCAAATATCCCAAGATTGGGTTCCCGCCTACCTGTCAACCTCATAACCCACTTTTTATTCTCTAACCTTATGAGTTTGTTTATCATTCACATACATCATGCAATTCATTTCTCTATACCTTTCTTCAGGCTACTTCCTTTGCCTGAatgcccctctcccttctctgttgCACACCCCCATCACCACCCTTTTTCAGAtggctaactcctactcatcctttaagagTCAGCTCAGATACCATCTTCAAATTCATTCTCTACACCCCCATGCTGGGATAAGTAGTCCTCTTCTGTGCGCCTATGGAACACTGTGCATATTTCCCTTTAAATCATTTATCAAAGTGTACTAAAatcatttctgtatttattatccCATTAGATCTTAAGCAACTCATGTAGAAGGACTAAgtcatattcatctttatatctctaGTGCCTAGCAATGGATAgaggctggcacatagtaggagcaaCATATTGTCGAACTGAACTTAATGTCCAAGCAATACTTTAATTAACTCACATATGTGCAAGAATGAGAGGACCCCATTAAAAATAGATACCTGCAACTCAGTTAccatgcatatacagtcatgcaccacataatgacattttagtcAATGATGTACCACACGtgcaatggtggtcccataagattagtaccagataGCCTTGGTGGGTAGGAGGCTATACCATTAGGTTCATGTAAGTATACCctatgatgttcatacaatgacaaaatcgcctaatgacccatttctcagaacatatccctatTGTTAAGTGACGTATGACTGTATTCTAGCAAGCTATAGCCTCCCCTACACTGTGCCGTACCACAGTACCCTACTCAACAATGAGACAGGTTGTTCTGTCCATTTTATACACCAAGAAACTGAGGCTAGCTTAAGAAAGGGAATAAAATGATAAGCTACttcagaagaacaaagctgatggGGTCTCAGAAAACTGAAGAGCAAGTAGGACCTGGTCCTCTCTTCCTCAGTAATCCTAAAATAGAAGCACTGAGAGATTTGTAGCCTTAAGGGGAGGTCCACCCTGGAATCACTTAGCCCCATACCATGGGTTCTGATATGTGGACAGGAAATATAGCCCATATCTAGTTAGAGAGCCCAAATGCCCCACCCAAAGCATGGAAAACAGCTGGGAAAATAGCTATTCAACTATTGACTAGTTTTCCTCgtctcttcctttcttgtttcaCCTGCTACAGTCCCTGGGTACAAATAGAGGGGACTGAAGGAAAATACCTTCTTGCTcatagccagcaacacgagaaaACTGAGCCTCCTTACAACCCCTACAACTTCTCCTTGTTTCCTATCCCACCTGTTCCCTTTGGCCAGCTGTTGATTATGAGGATCCCAGAAAAAGCAGATGGGCAGATTTCAAATTAAACCAATCAGAAGAGCAGGTTGCTCCAGAGCTCCTCAATTCAAAGTGTACTGACTATAAAGCccaggaaatgaagaaatattgtCCTCACAGACCTGGCCACTGGAAAATGAGGCAGAGCACAGGAAAGCACTATGGTCCCAATTATTCATCAACAGATGCAATTCTACAATAGGCCTCAATCCTCTCAGGGTTAACTCCCTacatttgaaggagaaaaaaaaggccACTTTTAAGTCCTAGATTCCCAGGCTGGATCATTCAAGGTGCCAGGAATTATCAGAGCttctaggtcagtggttctcaacgaGGGGCAactttgtcccccaggggacatttacaatgtctggagacattttaggTTGTCATGACTAGGGGGGTAAgggggagtgctactggcatACAGTGAGTAGAAGCCATGGATGCTGCTCTACACATCCTATCACACACAgacagtcccccacaacaaaaaattatccagcccaaaatgtcaataatgctaaGGATGAGAAACTCTATTCTACATGGAGCATGATGAAAGGTCAAAAGGAATAGAGACAACATTGTCACTTTCTACCCTATATCTGGAGTAGGAAGCCATTTGTTCCCTCCGACCCAAACTATCAAACAAtattccagaagaaaagaaaagctagtCAGACAGAGGCTCATTTAACCTCTAAGTCCAACCAGCACTAAGGAGTTCCATCCCACTCCAACCTTGGCTTTTCTATCACCTGCTGTTGCCATTCAGGTGAACAGCAGGTGGTAGGCCTACACTCCCTTCTACCCCATCCCAGGAGGTCTAATTTGACCTACTTCAATCTGGATCTCTGTGAAGATAAGAGAAATACCATTCTCTGCAAGACAGACAAAAAGGATCCTGGACTTAACCCTCACCAGCCATC encodes the following:
- the DEDD gene encoding death effector domain-containing protein, which gives rise to MAGLKRRASQVWPEEHGEQEHGLYSLHRMFDIVGTHLTHRDVRVLSFLFVDVIDDHERGLIRNGRDFLLALERQGRCDESNFRQVLQLLRIITRHDLLPYVTLKRRRAVCPDLVDKYLEETSIRYVTPRALSDPEPRPPQPPKTVPPHYPVVCCPTSGPQMCSKRPARGRATLGSQRKRRKSVTPDPKEKQTCDIRLRVRAEYCQHETALQGNVFSNKQDPLERQFERFNQANTILKSRDLGSIICDIKFSELTYLDAFWRDYINGSLLEALKGVFITDSLKQAVGHEAIKLLVNVDEEDYELGRQKLLRNLMLQALP